CATGGTGGCGGACGCCTCCTCGTCCATGGCGGGGCTGCTGGATGGCCCTGTCGAAAAGCCGCTGTGGGGACTGTACGTGGAGCCCGTGTACAGCTTCGGGCACCGGGCCGGTTCGGCGACCAGCGAGGGATATGATTCCAACATGGTCGGGTTGGAGGTCGGTCTGGACCGCAAGTTCGGCGACCAATGGTTGGCCGGAGCCTTCGGCGGCTACGGTGTAGGCCGCATCGATTTCAACGGTTCCAATTTCTACGGGCACAACAACGAGGACCAGAAGCTCTACACCTTCGGTCTTTATGGCGGCTACCGGATCGGAGATCTAATTCTTACCGATACCCTGTCGACGACCTATGCCGAGCACAATATGGAGCGCTACGCGGGCGTGAACCAAATGGCCAGGGCCCACTATTTTTCCTGGCTGACCCACAACGAGCTGCTGGCCACCTATAACTGGCAGCCCGCAGAATACTGGATCATCTCGCCACACGTTGGCGTCAACGTGACCTATGTTCATCAGGACGAGTTCACCGAGACCGAGGTCGGCAACGCTATCCACTACGATGACCTGGACAAGGTCTTTGCCGACGCTCTGCTGGGCGTACGCGTTACCCGTCAGTACATGGTGCTGGGCATAGATGTTGCCCCTTATGTGGGCGCGGGCCTGGTGCACAGCCTGGGTAACGGAGACATTACCGTACGCCAGTATATCGCCACCACTTCGGCCAGGGTGACCACCGATAACGACGCCAATCGCTTCGCGCCTGAGGCTGGTGTCACCGTCCGGCCCAATGACCGTACCTCCCTCACTCTGGCCTACTCCGCCGAGTTCGGCGATACCTCCCAATCCCAGTCCATCCTCGGCCTCCTGCGCTGGCAGTTTTAAACCGCCAGGAGGAAGAATGCCTCCGGCGGCCAGAGGGGGAACTTTTGAAAAAGTTTCCCCTCTGGACTCCCCTTCAAAACTTTTTATCGCGCCTTCGGCGAAGCCCTGCGCACGCCACAACAAAACCCCGGCCCAAACGGACCGGGGTTTCGTCATTTGCTCACTCCGCGAAGCGGCTATAAAAAGTTTAGGAGGGAAAGGGGGATGGGGGTCCGGGGGAAGGGGGAAAGGGAAGCCCTTTACAAAGGGTTCCCTTTCCCCCTTCCCCCGGCCGCCGGAGGCGTCTTTTCTTACAAAACGTCCCAGGTGGCGCCCTGCGGGGTGTCGTGGACTTCGACGTGCATGGCGGCGAGTTCGTCGCGGATGGCGTCGGACTTTTCGAAATCCTTGTCCTTGCGCGCCTGGGCGCGGGCGTCGAGCAGCTCCTGAACCTTGGCCGGGTCGATACCGGCGCGGGCGGCTCGGTTGTCGCGAAGCTCCATGAGGAACTCGGCGGGCTTGCGCTCGAAGATGCCGAGGATGGTGGCCCAGTCGCCCATGTCGGCCTTGATGCGGGCGAACAGGTCGCGGCCGCCTTCGGACTTGCGCAGGTTCTTGTCTTCGGCCACGCGCCCGGCAGAAGATGTGGCCCAGAGCACCGGCGGTGTTCAGGTCGTCAGCCATGGCCTCGGCAAAGCTCTTTTCGATCTCGTCGAGTTCCTGGGTCAGTTCTTCGGGGAACGGGGACTTCTTCCAGTTGGCCTTTTCCAGCTCCACGTCGATCTGGCTCAGGGCCGAGTAGATGCGTTTGACGCCCTTTTCAGCCTCTTCCAGAGCGTCGAAGGAGAAGTCCAGCGGGCTGCGGTAGTGCATGGTCAGCAGGAAATAGCGCAGGGTCTCGGGCAGGAACTTTTCCAGGATATCGCGGATGGTGAAGAAGTTACCCAGCGATTTGGACATCTTCTCGGAGTTGATCTGCACGAATCCGTTGTGCACCCAGTAGTTGGCGAACGGCTTGCCCGTGGCGGCCTCGGATTGGGCCACTTCGTTTTCGTGGTGCGGGAAGGACAGGTCCTGGCCGCCGCCGTGGATGTCCAGCGGCAGGGAGGAGTATTTCTCGGACATGGCCGAGCACTCCAGGTGCCAGCCGGGACGGCCCTGGCCCCAGGGGGATTCCCAGAACGGCTCGCCGGGCTTGGCCGCCTTCCACAGGGCGAAGTCGAGCGGGTCCTGCTTTTCCTCGCCCGGAGCGATACGCGCGCCGGACTCGAGCTCGTCGATGTTCCGGCCGGACAGCTTGCCGTAGCCATCAAAGGAGCGGACCTTGAAATACACGTCCCCGGACGGGGTGGCGTAGGCGTGGCCCTTGTCGATGAGCCGTTGCGTCAGGTCGATCATCTCCGGGATGTGCTCGGTGCACTTGGGCTCCACGGTGGGGCGCTGGATGTTCAGCTTGTCCATGTCCACGTAGAACTCGCCGATGAACTTCTCGGCGATTTCGCTGGCTTGTTTGCCCACTTCGCCCGCGCGTTTGATGATCTTGTCGTCGATGTCCGTGAAGTTGCGGATGAAGTTGACGTTGTACCCTTCGTGCTTGAGATAGCGGTAGAGCACGTCGAAGACCACGCTGGAGCGGGCGTGGCCGATGTGGCAGAGGTCGTAAGCCGTGATGCCGCAGACGTACATGTTCACGTCGTTGTCGTTGGCCGGGGTGAATGCTTCCTTGTGCCGTTTGAGGGTATTGTAGAGTCTCATTGGGTTACTCCATTTTTATTTCATTGAAATAACTGATGTTTGGTTAAATTCCATCCGCCGGGCCGGTCTCCACGTGGATGTTCAGCAGGTCAAGATTCTCGAACAGGTCGCGGCCCATGAAGAAGTAGAGCACGGGTACGGACTCCGCCGGGTTGGCGGATACGGTCAGGGTACCGGGGTCGTTCAAAAACGTCTTCAGCCCGAGCATGGCCATGCGGGCCGGTTCATTGGCCTGGCTCTCCGCATAGGCTGCCAGTCCGTCCAGTTCCGCGCTGATCCGATTCAGAGTGGTGGTCTCGGACACGCCCGTCTTCCTGGCCCAGTCCTCGCTGACCAGGCGCATGAACTCGCGGTTGTCAAAGGTCAGGACCGCCGAGCGGATACCCAGGGCAAAGCTCTGCTCCGGGCGGAATCCGGTCAGGTTCAGGTTGTCCAGTGCGCCGGTCAGCTTGAGCGCGCCCAGCTTGGGGTCGTCCATGGACAGATCCTTGAGTTCCAAAATCTTGGTTTCCGGGTCGTAGGCGTAGTCCAGTGCGCCGTTGCCGGCCAGGGTCTCTATGCCCAGCCCTTTGACGTACCCGGCCCACTCGCCGAAGTTCTGCGGGGTCACCGGGATAGTCAGCCCCGTGGCCGAAATGGTCGCATACTGGGGGATGGGGTTGTCCCGGTCGAATGCGGCGATGGACACCGAGTCGGCCTGGACGTGCTGGCCCGAGGGAAGCAGGGCGTCCACCCCTTTGAGGGTCACGGTATGGGCGGTGATGTCCACCGACAGGTCGGCGTAGGACAGGGCCAGCCCCGGCGTGTCTGCCACTGCGCGGGTCAGTTCCTTGTCCACCTCCGAGTTGACGTACCATTTCAGGCCGAAGAAGCAGAGCGCGGCGAAGATGACGAAGGAGATGAGGAATTTCTTCAGGCCGGACACGGTCACATCTCCCTCAGACCGGTGACGCAGGCCACGGCCTTGATACCTTTCTTTTCGCCGGTAAAGCCGAGTTTCTCCTCGGTGGTGGCCTTGAAATTGACCTGATGCGCTTCCAGACCGAGCAGCCGGGCCACGTTCTTGGCGATCTGCGCGGCATGGGGTGCCAGGCGCGGCACCTGGGTGATGACGGTCAGGTCAGCGTGCACGATGCGGGTCTCGGCCCGTTCGGCTATGGTCAGGACCTCGCGCACGAGCACGCCGCTGTCCGCGTTGTCGAAATTCGGGTCCGTGTCCGGGAAATGGGTGCCGATATCCCCGCCGCCGAAGGTCCCGAGGATGGCGTCGGCCAGGGCGTGCAGGAGCACGTCGCCGTCCGAGTGGGCCACGGTGCAGGGGCCGCCGGGAATGGGTACGCCGCCCAGGACCATGGGCCGGTCGTGCTCGCCGCCGAAGCGGTGCACGTCGTAACCCCAGCCGATGCAGGGCACGGTTGTGCGGGCTTCCCGCAAACGCTTGAGGTCTTCGGGAACGGTGATCTTGATGTTGCCGGTCTCGCCCGGGACAACCATGACCTCGGCCAGCCGTTCGACCATGGAGGCGTCGTCCGTGACTTCCCAGCCCTCGGCCAGGGCGCGTTCGTGAGCCTCGCGCAGAATCGCGGTCTCAAACCCTTGCGGGGTCTGCACGGCCGCCAGTTCGGAGCGGTTCAGGGTTTCGGCCACCGTGTCGCCCGCCACCCGTTTGATGGTGTCGGTCACGGGCACGGCCGGGATCACACCCTGCGCGCCGGAATTAAGCGAGTCCAGCAGTTCGCGGACCAGCCGGGCAGAGAAAAAGGGACGGGCGGAATCGTGGATAAGGACCTTGCCGCATGATTTGGGCAGGCCGGTCAGGCCGTTGCGCACCGAGTCCTGGCGGCGCTCGCCGCCAGCGATCACGGCCCATTGCACGCCCAGGTCCTCGGTCTTGAAGAATTGGCGAAGCTTCTTTTCCATGGCCGGAACGTCTTCGGGCGGGAAGACGAAAACCAGCCCGCGCACGTCGGCCACGCGGGAAAAGGTCCGGGCACCGTGCCAGAACAGCGGGGCGGACTGGTACT
This DNA window, taken from uncultured Pseudodesulfovibrio sp., encodes the following:
- a CDS encoding autotransporter outer membrane beta-barrel domain-containing protein: MVADASSSMAGLLDGPVEKPLWGLYVEPVYSFGHRAGSATSEGYDSNMVGLEVGLDRKFGDQWLAGAFGGYGVGRIDFNGSNFYGHNNEDQKLYTFGLYGGYRIGDLILTDTLSTTYAEHNMERYAGVNQMARAHYFSWLTHNELLATYNWQPAEYWIISPHVGVNVTYVHQDEFTETEVGNAIHYDDLDKVFADALLGVRVTRQYMVLGIDVAPYVGAGLVHSLGNGDITVRQYIATTSARVTTDNDANRFAPEAGVTVRPNDRTSLTLAYSAEFGDTSQSQSILGLLRWQF
- the ispD gene encoding 2-C-methyl-D-erythritol 4-phosphate cytidylyltransferase; this encodes MNDIWAIILAAGSGTRMAGATGGERKQYLEYQSAPLFWHGARTFSRVADVRGLVFVFPPEDVPAMEKKLRQFFKTEDLGVQWAVIAGGERRQDSVRNGLTGLPKSCGKVLIHDSARPFFSARLVRELLDSLNSGAQGVIPAVPVTDTIKRVAGDTVAETLNRSELAAVQTPQGFETAILREAHERALAEGWEVTDDASMVERLAEVMVVPGETGNIKITVPEDLKRLREARTTVPCIGWGYDVHRFGGEHDRPMVLGGVPIPGGPCTVAHSDGDVLLHALADAILGTFGGGDIGTHFPDTDPNFDNADSGVLVREVLTIAERAETRIVHADLTVITQVPRLAPHAAQIAKNVARLLGLEAHQVNFKATTEEKLGFTGEKKGIKAVACVTGLREM